From a single Pelobacter seleniigenes DSM 18267 genomic region:
- a CDS encoding ExbD/TolR family protein, whose product MRESRRIRRMERNRKKVTGLNLTSLMDVFTILVFFLLANSSSSEILSTPKQIKLPDSVVETKPRETVVILVGPETILVQGEPAITTADLLSLKSDAIPEITERLNQLERNIIGVSTREMVENKEVTILADKSIPFRVLKKVMSTCTASGYGRISLAVIQKASQT is encoded by the coding sequence ATGAGAGAGAGCCGCCGCATAAGACGCATGGAGCGCAACAGGAAGAAGGTGACTGGCCTGAATCTGACCTCGCTGATGGATGTGTTCACCATTCTGGTGTTTTTTCTGCTCGCCAATTCTTCATCGAGTGAGATCCTTTCCACGCCAAAGCAGATCAAACTGCCGGATTCGGTGGTTGAAACGAAGCCGCGCGAGACCGTGGTCATTCTGGTTGGCCCGGAGACCATTCTGGTGCAGGGCGAACCGGCCATCACCACTGCAGATCTGTTGAGTCTGAAATCCGATGCCATTCCGGAAATCACTGAACGGCTCAATCAGCTGGAACGGAACATCATCGGGGTCAGCACCCGCGAAATGGTGGAAAACAAGGAAGTGACCATCCTGGCGGATAAGAGCATTCCGTTTCGGGTGTTGAAGAAAGTTATGTCAACCTGCACGGCTTCTGGGTACGGGAGAATCTCTCTTGCCGTTATCCAGAAAGCTTCGCAAACCTAA
- a CDS encoding tetratricopeptide repeat protein, translated as MSRFVAIFMLSLWLCSCATPKNRGTIGELRQRHMIIESDQISNGLEQAMAGYQQFLREGEDSALTPEAIRRLADLKIEQEYGHLGPRDGKPAAAEDMSAPQPGASPDLTASTPVEPNPAVLPTEEDGAFAERATRLNPPKPAAATDNVSERALEDLERAGPLEAIELYRQLLEKYPLYERNDQVLYQMSRAYEELGRIEEAMTVMADLVKTYPDSRYLDEVQFRRAEFFFAHRQFLNAEEAYTDIVKIGPGSSYYPLALYKLGWTYYKQELYEDALQRFIGVLDFNLANGYDFDQTEDEPQRKRIEDTFRVISLSFSYLGGASSVVDYFSQYGQREYENRIYRNLGEYYFSKRRYSDAVEAYTAYLERHPFHFDAPLFHKRIIEINTAGGFPSLVLAAKKAYASNYGLSAPYWEHFVVDERPEVIAYLKENLTDLAHHYHALYQQTEKAEEKPHHLAEALHWYRDFLSSFATAPEAPGINYQLADLLLENKSFLVAAVEYEKTAYGYGPHEQAASAGYAAVYAYRRHQEGLKEADEELQYEIVRSSLTFAETFPDHDKAAVVMVAALDDLYSLQEFERAQAAGRELLDMFPAAAPEVRRSAWLVVAHSSYELTEYAAAESAYLEVLQLLPEADSSRASLVDNLAAAIYKQGEQARAGGDNPAAAEHFLRVGILAPTSKIRPTAEYDGAAALILSEDWTRAAQILQRFRSDFPEHELQPEVTKKMAYVYQQDGKLFLAAEEYERIETESDDTAIRQDALLTAAELYEQSKEIERALQVYLRYVGYFPEPFAVNLEMHHKIAEVYKDRQQRQDYLQELTVIVALDAKASEQRTDRTRFLAGNAALVLAEVKFAEFKAVRLVKPFKNNLKKKQVLMKAATSSFNALMDYEVGEVTAAATYYLAEIYGDFNKALLTSERPEGLSALELEDYELALEEQAYPFEERAIQVHQSNLELIALGVYNSWIEKSLARLATLLPARYDKAEDEGPLPTSLERFAFETERPLPAIVTPAPNPENSPLADAAQTVAPAAGEEPFAAPKVEEPAAAEPTMTPPQAAIEQGTPSVDTEPAPTEGTNPTDRQSGQVTEVPK; from the coding sequence ATGAGCAGATTTGTTGCCATTTTTATGCTGAGCCTGTGGTTATGTTCCTGCGCCACTCCGAAAAACCGTGGGACCATCGGCGAGCTGCGTCAGCGCCATATGATCATTGAAAGCGATCAGATCAGCAACGGGCTGGAACAGGCTATGGCCGGCTATCAGCAATTTCTCCGCGAGGGCGAGGATTCGGCCCTGACCCCGGAAGCGATCCGTCGTTTGGCCGATCTCAAGATCGAGCAGGAATACGGCCATCTTGGCCCGCGGGACGGCAAACCTGCCGCAGCAGAGGACATGAGCGCTCCGCAACCCGGGGCAAGCCCGGACCTGACGGCCAGCACCCCAGTTGAGCCCAACCCGGCCGTGTTGCCAACGGAAGAGGACGGCGCCTTTGCTGAGCGGGCAACCCGTTTGAATCCGCCGAAACCGGCTGCCGCGACCGATAATGTCAGCGAACGCGCCCTTGAGGACCTGGAACGTGCCGGACCTCTCGAAGCGATCGAGCTGTATCGTCAGCTGCTTGAAAAATACCCCCTTTATGAGCGAAACGATCAGGTCCTCTACCAGATGTCCCGCGCCTATGAGGAGTTGGGGCGGATCGAAGAGGCGATGACGGTCATGGCGGATCTGGTCAAAACTTATCCGGATTCGCGCTATCTTGACGAAGTTCAGTTCCGCCGGGCGGAGTTCTTCTTTGCCCATCGCCAGTTTCTCAACGCGGAAGAGGCTTATACCGATATCGTCAAGATCGGGCCTGGTTCCTCTTATTATCCCCTGGCCCTGTACAAGCTGGGCTGGACCTATTACAAACAGGAACTCTATGAAGATGCGCTGCAGCGTTTTATCGGCGTGCTCGATTTCAACCTGGCCAACGGCTACGATTTCGATCAGACCGAAGATGAACCGCAGCGCAAACGGATTGAAGATACCTTCCGCGTAATCAGTCTGAGTTTTTCCTACCTGGGCGGGGCGAGTTCTGTCGTCGACTATTTTTCTCAATACGGTCAGCGCGAGTATGAAAACCGCATTTACCGAAACCTGGGCGAATATTACTTTTCCAAGCGGCGCTACAGCGATGCGGTTGAAGCCTATACCGCTTATCTGGAGCGTCATCCGTTCCATTTCGATGCGCCGTTGTTCCACAAACGGATTATCGAAATCAATACCGCCGGCGGTTTCCCCAGCCTGGTGCTGGCCGCCAAAAAGGCCTATGCCAGCAATTACGGCCTGAGCGCTCCATACTGGGAGCACTTCGTTGTCGACGAACGGCCCGAGGTTATCGCCTACCTGAAGGAAAACCTCACCGACCTGGCGCATCATTATCACGCCCTTTATCAGCAGACCGAAAAGGCCGAGGAAAAGCCGCACCACCTGGCCGAAGCCCTGCACTGGTATCGTGATTTCCTGAGTTCTTTTGCGACTGCGCCGGAAGCGCCGGGAATCAACTATCAGCTGGCCGATCTGCTGCTGGAAAACAAATCGTTCCTGGTCGCGGCCGTGGAATATGAAAAGACCGCGTATGGCTATGGTCCCCACGAGCAGGCTGCCAGCGCGGGGTACGCTGCGGTTTACGCCTATCGGCGGCATCAGGAGGGGTTGAAAGAAGCGGATGAAGAGCTGCAATACGAAATTGTCCGTTCCTCGCTGACCTTTGCCGAAACCTTCCCGGATCATGACAAAGCTGCCGTGGTCATGGTTGCCGCACTGGATGACCTGTACAGCCTGCAGGAGTTCGAACGGGCTCAGGCAGCTGGTCGCGAACTGCTCGACATGTTCCCGGCAGCCGCGCCCGAGGTGCGCCGTTCTGCCTGGCTGGTGGTTGCCCATTCGTCCTATGAACTGACCGAATATGCCGCTGCGGAAAGCGCTTATCTGGAGGTGCTGCAGCTGCTGCCCGAGGCCGATTCCAGCCGCGCTTCTCTGGTCGATAACCTGGCCGCCGCCATCTACAAGCAGGGGGAACAGGCCCGCGCCGGTGGCGATAACCCTGCCGCTGCTGAACATTTCCTGCGTGTTGGCATTTTGGCCCCGACCTCAAAAATCAGACCGACAGCTGAATATGACGGCGCAGCCGCGTTGATCCTGAGCGAGGACTGGACCCGGGCCGCCCAGATTCTGCAAAGATTCCGGAGCGATTTCCCCGAGCATGAGTTGCAGCCGGAAGTGACCAAGAAGATGGCCTATGTCTACCAGCAAGATGGCAAACTGTTCCTGGCTGCGGAGGAGTATGAACGGATTGAAACCGAGTCGGACGATACCGCCATTCGCCAGGACGCGCTGCTCACCGCGGCGGAGCTGTACGAGCAGAGCAAGGAGATCGAGCGGGCCCTGCAGGTGTATTTGCGTTATGTCGGCTATTTTCCCGAGCCCTTTGCCGTCAATCTGGAAATGCATCACAAAATCGCCGAAGTCTATAAGGATCGGCAACAACGCCAGGATTATCTCCAGGAGCTGACGGTTATCGTCGCCCTGGATGCCAAAGCCAGTGAGCAGCGAACTGATCGAACCCGGTTTCTGGCCGGAAATGCTGCCCTGGTACTGGCTGAAGTCAAATTTGCCGAGTTCAAGGCGGTCCGCCTGGTCAAGCCGTTCAAAAATAACCTGAAGAAAAAACAGGTGCTCATGAAAGCCGCCACCAGCAGCTTCAATGCCTTGATGGACTATGAGGTCGGTGAGGTGACGGCCGCGGCAACCTATTACCTGGCGGAAATTTACGGGGACTTCAACAAGGCGCTGCTGACCTCCGAACGCCCAGAAGGGCTGAGCGCTCTGGAGCTGGAGGATTACGAACTGGCCCTTGAAGAACAGGCTTACCCCTTTGAGGAACGCGCCATTCAGGTTCACCAAAGCAACCTCGAACTGATCGCCCTGGGGGTCTATAACTCCTGGATTGAAAAGAGTTTGGCTCGGTTGGCCACGCTGCTGCCGGCCCGCTACGACAAAGCGGAAGATGAAGGTCCTCTGCCGACCAGTTTGGAACGCTTCGCTTTTGAAACAGAGCGGCCCTTGCCGGCCATCGTCACCCCGGCGCCCAACCCGGAAAACAGCCCGCTTGCGGATGCCGCCCAGACGGTTGCCCCGGCCGCTGGCGAGGAACCGTTCGCGGCGCCGAAGGTTGAAGAACCGGCCGCAGCCGAACCAACTATGACCCCACCGCAGGCGGCGATAGAGCAGGGTACGCCATCGGTCGATACAGAACCAGCGCCGACTGAAGGAACGAACCCGACAGATCGACAGAGTGGACAAGTAACGGAGGTCCCAAAATGA
- a CDS encoding tetratricopeptide repeat protein, which yields MKILLSRLSSLALLLLLAACLPPQFEETVQQNPAPPVAESFPQVTHYDGGRSGFEIRETSDLPEATANLFAEGVAAIQDGQYAQAVTLLKQVIEVEPDLSASYIAIARAYRKLDSPQQAEENLQKALAIIPGHPQASNEYALLLRAQGRFAEARAIYDQALAAYPEYLPLYRNLGILCDLYQNDPSCALHQFEQYLQIDPVADDIRLWATELRMRLGIPDETATEVQ from the coding sequence ATGAAAATATTGCTTAGCAGATTATCCTCATTGGCATTGCTCCTGCTGCTTGCGGCTTGTCTGCCGCCCCAGTTCGAGGAAACAGTTCAACAAAACCCTGCACCGCCGGTAGCGGAGTCGTTTCCGCAGGTCACCCACTATGACGGCGGCCGCAGCGGCTTTGAAATCCGTGAAACCAGCGACCTGCCCGAAGCTACCGCAAACCTGTTTGCTGAAGGGGTGGCGGCAATTCAGGATGGCCAGTATGCGCAGGCGGTGACTCTGCTGAAGCAGGTGATTGAAGTAGAACCCGACCTCTCCGCGTCCTATATCGCCATTGCCCGGGCTTATCGCAAACTCGACTCCCCGCAGCAGGCGGAAGAGAATCTGCAAAAGGCCCTGGCCATCATCCCGGGACATCCCCAGGCGAGCAATGAATACGCGCTGTTGTTGCGGGCGCAGGGGCGCTTTGCCGAGGCCAGGGCGATCTACGATCAGGCCCTGGCCGCATATCCGGAATACCTGCCCCTGTATCGAAATCTGGGGATTTTGTGTGATCTCTATCAGAATGATCCATCCTGCGCTCTGCACCAATTTGAACAATATCTGCAGATCGATCCGGTGGCTGATGACATCAGACTCTGGGCGACGGAACTGCGCATGCGCCTGGGAATTCCTGATGAAACCGCAACGGAGGTGCAATGA
- a CDS encoding ExbD/TolR family protein encodes MSRRQQYRRRRGFRENPELDITTFLNLMVVLVPFLLISAVFSRVTILELSVPTGAGGSGTLKPNFTIEVVVRKAGLELSNGAQVVAALPKVDEQYDFDKLSQMLIRLKDDYPQKDDATVLMEPDIEYDTLIQVMDRVREVEVPAEEGAEVQKLQLFPLISIGDAP; translated from the coding sequence ATGAGTCGCCGCCAACAATATCGAAGGCGTCGGGGCTTCAGGGAAAATCCTGAACTCGATATCACGACGTTCCTGAACCTGATGGTGGTTCTGGTCCCGTTCCTGCTGATCAGTGCCGTATTTTCCCGGGTCACCATCCTTGAACTCAGTGTGCCGACCGGGGCCGGTGGCAGTGGCACCTTAAAACCCAACTTCACGATTGAAGTGGTGGTCCGCAAAGCCGGCCTGGAACTATCCAACGGCGCACAAGTGGTGGCCGCGCTGCCCAAAGTCGATGAGCAGTATGATTTCGACAAACTGTCGCAGATGCTGATCCGCCTGAAGGACGATTACCCGCAGAAGGACGATGCCACCGTGCTGATGGAACCGGATATTGAATATGACACCTTGATCCAGGTCATGGACCGGGTTCGCGAAGTCGAAGTGCCAGCCGAGGAGGGGGCAGAGGTACAGAAGCTGCAGCTGTTCCCCCTCATTTCCATCGGAGACGCGCCATGA
- a CDS encoding MotA/TolQ/ExbB proton channel family protein: METIYSMVGFFQKGGLFMYPILLVFGVGMAIAVERWIQLSRTRSENRKVWNKLHPVLAKGDFDTVRSMVDKDKSTIAQMLSMGLARQGAVRRREDIEIAMEESMMEIIPQLEKRTPYVGLLSNIATLLGLLGTIMGLIEAFTAVANANPAEKADLLSASISVAMNTTAFGLMAAIPLLLIHAKLTSTTGQIVDSLEMASVKALNSISTFSKRQNPLG, from the coding sequence ATGGAAACTATTTATTCGATGGTGGGCTTTTTTCAAAAAGGCGGTTTGTTCATGTATCCGATCCTGCTGGTTTTCGGCGTCGGCATGGCCATTGCCGTGGAACGTTGGATTCAGTTGAGCAGGACCCGCAGCGAAAACCGCAAGGTCTGGAACAAGCTGCACCCGGTGCTGGCCAAAGGCGACTTTGATACCGTCCGCTCCATGGTCGACAAGGACAAGTCGACCATCGCCCAAATGCTCTCCATGGGCTTGGCCCGGCAAGGCGCGGTGCGGCGCCGCGAAGATATCGAAATTGCCATGGAAGAAAGCATGATGGAGATCATTCCCCAGTTGGAAAAGCGCACCCCCTATGTCGGCCTGCTTTCCAATATCGCCACCTTGCTGGGCTTGTTGGGAACCATCATGGGGCTGATCGAAGCCTTTACCGCGGTGGCCAATGCCAATCCAGCGGAAAAGGCCGACCTGCTTTCTGCCAGTATCTCGGTGGCCATGAATACCACGGCTTTTGGATTGATGGCCGCGATTCCGTTGTTGCTGATCCACGCCAAGCTGACGTCGACCACCGGGCAGATCGTCGATAGTCTGGAGATGGCTTCGGTGAAGGCCCTGAACAGCATTTCGACCTTCAGTAAACGCCAGAATCCGTTGGGCTGA
- a CDS encoding flagellar motor protein MotB has protein sequence MEKWIILIFGLLLCGVPDAAAFSLFDSRDTDTVRAAGEIGSATEAHLPPGISPTPWTLDQELLAEEAGKRVKVCRTETVCKLRYRDGYSQRAVIRNLIEPLSYATAEFPVPSVLPTRIEQVLRDLGERKNLRIRVLGYTDNEPLSGREKRIYGNLDGLSRAAAERLAKTLRSSLDLPAETVESLGRGPARPVASNATTRGRALNRRIEIEFWYDDPLQELPEEPQLCPEAAGSENRTKVYHSANGDIEPIYFSNGAPLVPATSLSQMRRLLAELADKTNPRLRFVGYTSNERLSRRTAAVYGDDIGWSTARARRAMALVSKELGLEAGQAEFQGRGYVQAEDVVNAGFVESDQSRVEVQAVYDEPVILDNYEGVEITRIERDVEIENPYALNLMRITIDGQPVADPGKSSQDIQRCTDVALDRAHIQFKYDSLTLQPRLNVTAWPRSVRYRDDESTEFAENRVVFRLYSNYKQFFERAEVRIFAETQSSGDTPLVTLPISSAGEAEWFADYPSFQAPGLALKYLLRVYDAAGHFDETRPQPLWVVDQLDPASVLANPERELLDGYGESRLALQNIPLHGGTIQVLGQNIPAGHRVWLAGTAVPVDEQGRCVAEQILPEGLQTVEVAVLDQHGNGELFLRDLALQKSDWFGVGLADLTLSANETNGPARLLDPDNPKYSEDFSANGRLAFYTTGKFHNGWHLTASADTREGPLDEIFTNFMEKTADAQFRRMDPDQHYPTFGDDSSVVETAPTRGKFYARLEKDKTYGLWGNFKVAYTDNDLAHVDRELYGANLHYQQQQTTSFGEPRLYVDGFAADPGTVSARDDFRGTGGSLFYLQQRDILEGSESLRIEIRDKDSGIVLASKTLIAELDYDIDYIQGRILLAEILPTTASDNLLVATESLSGNPVYLVARYEYTPGVDDPDTLVTGGRVHYWFNDHVKLGLTGNWDQEDGMDSNLAGADLVLRRSAATWLKLEGGRTNGPAEDTTSSADGGFTFTNSALPQDEEISAAAYRVDGSLAMTDLVSSWRGRTSFYLQQIEAGYAAPGQYTENDLTQYGLSGDIPFGERWNGRVKFDHSEEDYGLTTAAVEGNLDYRLNSNWTLSSGVRSDKRTDHSKVVASTQEEGERTDAVVKVAYDSGTRWTLYSYVQNTLRVSGERERNNRVGVGGSWRLTERFKVLGEISGGDLGTGANLGTEYLYSDRTTLYSNYGLENERSDNGVLSRKGNMTSGFRTRYSDTVSIYFEEQYAHGDVPTGLVHSTGVELAPTDRLNFSANADFGTLKDPDTAADLERKAVGFSAGYGFDKLALASGLEYRVDNSEQSDSSYVERTTWLFKNNFKFQLTPDWRLLGKFNYSKSSSSLGSGYASDYTEAVLGYAYRPVDFDRLNMLFKYTYFYNLPGGSTSTDSDGSFIQRSHIAAIDLMYDLTERWTLGGKYAYRLGQVALDADDPVYFDSRAQLCVIRADWHFVHRWDALLELRRLDLPDAEDSKSGALLALYRHLGEHAKLGLGYNFSDFSDDLTQLDYRHQGLFVNLVGKF, from the coding sequence TGGAGTTCCCGATGCTGCGGCCTTCAGCCTGTTCGACAGCCGGGACACGGATACCGTGCGTGCTGCGGGGGAGATCGGTTCGGCGACGGAAGCGCATTTGCCGCCCGGCATTTCGCCCACACCCTGGACGCTGGATCAGGAGCTGCTCGCTGAAGAAGCAGGTAAACGGGTTAAAGTGTGCCGCACCGAAACCGTCTGCAAGCTGCGTTATCGCGACGGGTATTCGCAACGGGCGGTGATCAGAAATCTCATCGAGCCATTGTCCTATGCCACAGCCGAATTCCCCGTGCCCAGCGTTTTGCCGACCCGGATTGAGCAAGTGTTGCGCGATCTTGGTGAGCGTAAAAACCTGCGTATTCGGGTGCTTGGCTATACCGACAACGAGCCCCTGAGCGGTCGGGAAAAACGGATTTACGGTAATCTGGACGGGCTCTCCAGGGCCGCCGCAGAACGCCTGGCCAAAACCCTGCGCAGCAGCCTTGACCTGCCTGCAGAAACTGTCGAAAGTCTCGGCCGGGGGCCGGCCCGGCCGGTGGCATCCAATGCGACCACACGCGGCCGGGCGCTTAATCGACGCATCGAAATCGAATTCTGGTACGATGATCCGTTGCAGGAATTGCCGGAGGAACCACAATTGTGCCCGGAAGCGGCCGGCTCGGAAAATCGGACCAAAGTCTATCATTCCGCTAACGGCGACATCGAACCAATCTATTTCAGCAACGGCGCTCCGCTGGTGCCGGCGACCAGCCTCAGCCAGATGCGGCGGCTGCTTGCCGAATTGGCGGATAAAACCAACCCGCGCCTGCGTTTTGTCGGTTATACCAGCAATGAGCGGTTGAGCCGGCGCACCGCCGCTGTATACGGGGACGATATCGGCTGGTCGACCGCCCGGGCCCGCCGGGCCATGGCCCTGGTCAGTAAAGAACTGGGACTGGAGGCCGGCCAGGCCGAATTTCAAGGGCGCGGCTACGTGCAAGCGGAGGATGTGGTCAATGCCGGGTTCGTGGAATCCGACCAGTCCCGGGTCGAGGTACAGGCGGTTTATGACGAGCCGGTGATCCTGGATAATTATGAAGGTGTGGAGATCACCCGCATCGAGCGCGATGTCGAAATCGAGAACCCCTATGCCCTGAACCTGATGCGGATTACCATCGACGGTCAGCCGGTTGCCGACCCGGGCAAAAGCTCGCAGGATATCCAGCGCTGTACCGATGTTGCCCTGGACCGTGCCCATATTCAATTCAAGTATGACAGTCTGACCCTGCAGCCGCGGCTGAATGTCACCGCCTGGCCGCGCTCGGTCCGCTATAGGGACGATGAAAGCACGGAATTTGCGGAAAACCGTGTTGTTTTTCGGCTTTACAGCAATTATAAGCAGTTCTTCGAACGCGCAGAAGTAAGGATCTTCGCCGAAACCCAGAGTAGCGGGGATACTCCACTGGTGACCCTGCCGATCAGCAGCGCCGGTGAGGCTGAATGGTTCGCTGATTACCCCTCTTTCCAGGCTCCGGGGCTGGCCCTTAAATACCTGCTGCGGGTTTATGATGCGGCTGGTCATTTCGACGAGACCCGGCCGCAGCCGCTCTGGGTGGTGGATCAGCTCGACCCGGCCAGCGTCCTTGCCAATCCGGAGCGGGAGCTGCTCGACGGCTACGGAGAAAGTCGCCTGGCGTTGCAGAATATTCCCCTGCATGGCGGCACCATCCAGGTGCTTGGGCAGAATATTCCGGCCGGGCACCGGGTCTGGCTGGCCGGGACCGCGGTGCCGGTGGATGAGCAGGGGCGCTGTGTGGCCGAGCAGATCCTGCCCGAAGGACTGCAGACCGTTGAAGTGGCGGTGCTCGATCAGCACGGCAACGGTGAACTGTTCCTGCGCGATCTGGCTTTGCAAAAGAGCGACTGGTTTGGAGTCGGCCTGGCTGATCTGACCCTGTCCGCCAATGAAACCAACGGACCGGCGCGGCTACTCGATCCGGACAACCCCAAGTACAGCGAAGACTTCAGTGCCAACGGCCGACTGGCCTTTTACACCACCGGCAAGTTCCACAACGGCTGGCACCTGACCGCCAGCGCCGATACCCGGGAAGGGCCCCTTGACGAGATCTTCACTAACTTCATGGAGAAGACCGCGGATGCCCAGTTCCGGCGCATGGATCCGGATCAACATTACCCGACCTTCGGCGACGACAGCAGCGTGGTGGAAACCGCGCCGACCCGCGGCAAGTTTTATGCACGCCTGGAAAAGGACAAGACTTACGGCCTCTGGGGCAATTTCAAGGTTGCTTATACCGATAACGATCTGGCCCATGTCGATCGCGAACTGTACGGGGCCAACCTCCATTATCAACAGCAGCAGACCACCTCATTTGGCGAACCTAGACTGTATGTGGACGGCTTTGCCGCGGATCCGGGGACGGTCTCGGCACGAGACGATTTCCGCGGCACCGGCGGGTCGCTGTTCTATCTGCAGCAGCGCGATATCCTGGAAGGTTCGGAAAGCCTGCGCATCGAAATCCGCGACAAGGATTCCGGGATCGTGCTGGCTTCTAAAACCCTGATCGCAGAACTTGATTACGATATCGACTATATCCAGGGGCGCATCCTGCTCGCCGAGATTCTGCCGACCACCGCCAGCGACAACCTGCTGGTGGCCACCGAATCCTTGAGCGGCAACCCGGTTTATCTGGTCGCGCGCTATGAATATACTCCCGGCGTCGATGATCCGGACACGCTGGTCACCGGCGGGCGGGTTCACTACTGGTTCAACGATCACGTCAAACTCGGTCTGACCGGAAACTGGGATCAGGAAGACGGCATGGACAGCAATCTGGCCGGTGCCGACCTGGTGCTGCGGCGCTCCGCCGCGACCTGGCTGAAACTCGAAGGAGGGCGAACCAATGGCCCGGCCGAAGACACCACCAGCTCGGCCGACGGCGGTTTTACTTTCACCAACAGTGCTCTGCCCCAGGATGAAGAGATCAGCGCCGCTGCCTATCGGGTTGACGGCAGTCTGGCCATGACCGATCTGGTGTCTTCCTGGCGCGGACGAACCAGTTTTTATCTGCAGCAGATCGAAGCCGGTTATGCGGCGCCCGGCCAGTATACGGAAAACGATCTGACCCAATACGGGCTGAGCGGGGATATCCCGTTTGGGGAACGCTGGAACGGGCGGGTAAAATTTGACCATTCCGAAGAGGACTATGGGCTGACCACTGCGGCTGTGGAAGGGAATCTCGACTACCGGCTGAACAGCAACTGGACCCTGAGCAGCGGGGTGCGCAGCGATAAGCGGACTGATCACAGCAAGGTGGTGGCCTCAACCCAGGAAGAAGGGGAGCGGACCGATGCTGTGGTCAAGGTGGCCTACGATTCCGGCACGCGCTGGACGCTGTACAGTTATGTGCAGAACACTCTGCGGGTCAGCGGTGAGCGCGAGCGCAACAATCGCGTCGGCGTCGGCGGCAGCTGGCGGCTGACTGAACGATTTAAAGTTCTGGGGGAAATCTCCGGCGGCGACCTGGGCACCGGGGCCAATCTGGGGACCGAATATCTCTACAGCGATCGGACCACTCTCTACAGCAATTACGGCCTGGAAAACGAACGCAGCGACAACGGTGTGCTGAGTCGCAAGGGGAATATGACCTCCGGTTTCCGCACCCGCTATTCAGACACGGTCAGTATTTATTTTGAAGAACAGTATGCCCATGGCGATGTGCCGACCGGGCTGGTGCATTCGACCGGGGTCGAACTGGCACCCACAGACCGGCTGAACTTCTCGGCCAATGCGGATTTCGGCACCCTGAAAGATCCTGATACCGCAGCGGATCTGGAGCGTAAAGCGGTCGGGTTCAGCGCCGGCTACGGATTCGACAAGCTGGCGCTGGCCAGCGGGCTGGAGTATCGGGTCGACAACAGCGAGCAGAGCGATTCCAGCTATGTCGAACGGACCACCTGGTTGTTCAAGAATAACTTTAAGTTTCAGCTGACCCCGGACTGGCGCCTGCTCGGCAAATTCAATTATTCCAAAAGCAGCAGTTCTCTTGGTTCGGGCTACGCCAGCGACTATACCGAAGCCGTGCTCGGCTATGCCTATCGACCGGTCGATTTCGATCGCCTCAATATGCTCTTTAAATACACCTATTTTTATAACCTGCCGGGCGGCAGCACCAGCACCGATAGTGACGGCAGCTTTATTCAGCGCAGCCACATTGCCGCAATCGACCTGATGTACGACCTGACCGAGCGCTGGACCCTGGGGGGCAAATATGCTTACCGCCTCGGCCAGGTTGCTTTGGATGCGGACGATCCGGTCTATTTTGATAGCCGTGCCCAACTCTGTGTGATCCGGGCCGATTGGCATTTCGTGCATCGCTGGGATGCCCTGCTGGAACTGCGCCGGCTTGACCTGCCGGATGCCGAGGACAGCAAATCCGGCGCACTGCTGGCTCTGTATCGCCACCTTGGCGAACACGCCAAACTGGGGCTTGGCTACAATTTCAGCGATTTTTCCGACGATCTGACCCAGCTCGATTACCGCCATCAAGGGTTGTTCGTTAACCTGGTGGGAAAATTTTAA